Genomic segment of Candidatus Bathyarchaeia archaeon:
CTCGCCTCGATGTTCGGCTCCACCACTCCCTGCGTGGCCCATGCGAAGAAGATCCTGGAGGACCATGGATACGAGGTAGTGGTATTCCACGCCCAGGGCTCAGGTGGAAGGGCCATGGAGGAGTTTATCTCCACAGAAAAGGTAAGCGGTGTCTTAGACATCACCACCCATGAGCTTGTTGACGAGGTCGCAGGGGGGGCCCTTTCAGCCGGCCCAGAAAGATTGGAGGCAGCGGGAAAAGCCGGTATCCCTCAACTCATATGTCCAGGAGCCTTAGACATCATCGTATTCTTCGGGTTCTCATCCATACCCCCTCAGTACAGGCGCAGACGATTCTACCAACACACCCCATACATAGTGAACATGAGGGCTTCAACCAGGGAAATGACTCTGCTAGCGAGGATCATGGCTGATAAACTCAACAAGGCTAGAGGTCCCACAACCATCGCCATCCCTATGCGGGGATGGAGCGAATACGATGTCGAGGGTGGGATAACTTGCGTAAGCTTTAAAGGTGAACCGTTAGAAGAGCGTTGGTTCGACCCCGCTTCAAACGAGGCCTTCACATCCACCCTTCAAAAAAGGCTGGATAAGCATAATCCAAACCTCAAGTTGATCAAAGTCGACGCCCACATCAATGACCCCGTATTCGCGTCAACGATCGCCCAAGAAATAATCGAACTCCTCGAACTCAGGCAAAGAAGCGCAAATGTTAAGCTACACCAAACCTTAACCAGCAAGGAATCGTGAGTATAGGCGCATCCAACGCGTGCTAAGCTAGATGGGTTCGCCCACTCTCCGCGCCGACATCGAGACTTTACCGGTTTAACGTCCCTCAGGCGGCCACCAGATTACGTGGGTCCTAAGCTCTTCGGGGATTTGAAGGATCCTCCACTTTTCCAGAGCTTTTCTCAGCTCGATGCTTTCCTTAGCCCCATCCTCTAGTTTAACGCCATTAAGGATGAAGTTCAACGCTTCCCTCGCCGCTTTCGCCCCCGCCTTCGCTCCATCTGGATGCCCGTGGATGCCTCCACCCATGTTGACCGTGAGGTCGAGGCCGAGGAAAGCGATGTTCCAATGCAAGT
This window contains:
- a CDS encoding Tm-1-like ATP-binding domain-containing protein, which produces MKSIVIIATLDTKGTEALYLKRLFEDGEFQVVLIDVSCKPHEMPGADISNRAVAEAGGFKLSSEGLKRETAEKMAEATSAILARLYSENRLDGVIGVGGSVGAGISTTAMKVLPFGVPKLCVTTVQNTAPLVGGKDIAVLYPVTDLSNGERLNRYEQIILSNAAGAMMGMVKIRKPKTDTGRPLILASMFGSTTPCVAHAKKILEDHGYEVVVFHAQGSGGRAMEEFISTEKVSGVLDITTHELVDEVAGGALSAGPERLEAAGKAGIPQLICPGALDIIVFFGFSSIPPQYRRRRFYQHTPYIVNMRASTREMTLLARIMADKLNKARGPTTIAIPMRGWSEYDVEGGITCVSFKGEPLEERWFDPASNEAFTSTLQKRLDKHNPNLKLIKVDAHINDPVFASTIAQEIIELLELRQRSANVKLHQTLTSKES